The Pantoea vagans genome includes a window with the following:
- the lsrK gene encoding autoinducer-2 kinase, translated as MTHAPHLMALDAGTGSIRAVIFNLQGEQVAVAQAEWRHLALPDVPGSMEFDLSHNWQLACQCIRQALQQSQLPASAIRSVACCSMREGIVLYNKAGEAIWACANVDARASREVSELKEIHHGEFEREIYQCSGQTLALGAMPRLLWLAHHRPEIYRQAATLTMISDWLAKCLSGELAVDPSNAGTTGLLDLHTRQWRPDLLEMAGLRGDILSPVAETGTKLGEVTAEAARQCGLEKGTAVGMGGGDVQLGTLGLGVVNAGETAVLGGTFWQQVVNLPQPQVDPEMNIRVNPHVIPGMAQAEAISFFTGLTMRWFRDAFCGEEKLLAERLGVDCYSLLEEMAARVPAGSWGVMPVFSDAMHFNKWYHAAPSFINLSIDPERCNKQTLFRALQENAAIVSACNLDQVAAFSGMRTSQLVFAGGGAKGKLWSQILSDVTGLTVKVPQVKEATALGCAIAAGVAAGVYDSLQESGQALVRWEREFEPNPQHHQLYQQQKTRWQQVYADQLTLVDSGLTTSMWKAPGL; from the coding sequence ATGACACACGCCCCGCATTTAATGGCGCTAGACGCTGGCACCGGCAGTATTCGCGCGGTGATTTTCAATCTGCAAGGTGAGCAGGTCGCCGTGGCACAAGCGGAATGGCGCCATCTCGCGCTGCCCGACGTGCCGGGCTCGATGGAGTTTGACCTTAGCCACAACTGGCAACTTGCCTGTCAGTGCATCCGCCAGGCGCTGCAACAGTCTCAACTGCCTGCCAGCGCGATTCGCAGTGTGGCATGCTGCTCGATGCGCGAAGGGATTGTGCTTTACAACAAAGCAGGCGAAGCGATTTGGGCCTGCGCTAACGTGGACGCACGCGCCAGCCGTGAAGTGAGTGAGCTGAAGGAGATCCATCACGGCGAGTTTGAGCGTGAAATCTACCAATGCTCGGGACAAACCCTGGCTTTAGGCGCAATGCCCCGCCTACTGTGGTTGGCGCACCATCGCCCAGAAATTTACCGGCAGGCCGCCACCTTAACCATGATCAGCGACTGGTTAGCGAAATGTCTCAGCGGTGAACTGGCAGTGGACCCGTCCAATGCGGGCACCACCGGCCTGCTGGATTTACACACTCGGCAATGGCGACCTGACCTGCTGGAGATGGCGGGATTGCGTGGCGATATCCTGTCCCCGGTCGCCGAAACCGGTACCAAGTTAGGAGAAGTTACTGCCGAAGCCGCGCGTCAATGTGGGCTGGAGAAAGGCACAGCAGTCGGCATGGGCGGCGGTGATGTGCAGTTGGGTACGCTCGGGTTAGGCGTGGTGAATGCGGGTGAGACCGCCGTACTGGGAGGCACCTTCTGGCAGCAGGTGGTGAATTTGCCCCAACCGCAGGTTGACCCTGAGATGAACATCCGCGTGAATCCACATGTGATCCCCGGCATGGCGCAGGCGGAAGCCATCAGTTTTTTCACCGGGCTAACCATGCGCTGGTTCCGCGATGCCTTTTGCGGTGAAGAGAAATTGCTCGCAGAACGCTTGGGTGTTGATTGTTACAGCCTGTTGGAAGAGATGGCCGCACGCGTGCCTGCCGGTTCATGGGGTGTGATGCCGGTGTTCTCCGATGCCATGCATTTCAATAAGTGGTATCACGCCGCTCCTTCATTTATTAACCTCTCCATCGATCCCGAACGCTGTAATAAACAAACGTTATTCCGCGCCCTGCAGGAGAACGCTGCCATCGTCTCTGCGTGTAATCTTGATCAAGTGGCAGCGTTTTCCGGCATGCGCACCTCACAACTGGTGTTTGCCGGTGGCGGGGCCAAGGGAAAACTGTGGAGTCAGATACTGAGTGATGTCACCGGATTGACGGTGAAAGTACCGCAGGTCAAAGAAGCAACGGCCCTGGGATGTGCGATAGCGGCTGGCGTGGCGGCTGGCGTTTACGACAGCTTGCAGGAGTCAGGGCAAGCACTGGTACGGTGGGAGCGTGAATTCGAGCCTAATCCACAACACCATCAACTCTACCAGCAGCAAAAGACGCGTTGGCAACAGGTCTACGCGGACCAACTGACCTTGGTGGACAGTGGGTTAACCACCTCAATGTGGAAAGCACCGGGTTTGTAA
- the lsrG gene encoding (4S)-4-hydroxy-5-phosphonooxypentane-2,3-dione isomerase: MEVTLVEINVKPDCIDEFLRVFELNHLGALQEPGNLRFDVLQDSSVPTRFFIYEAYADEAAVLAHKKTPHYLACVEALEALMSEPRKKTAFKGIFPQA; this comes from the coding sequence ATGGAAGTGACGCTGGTCGAAATCAACGTAAAACCCGACTGTATCGACGAATTTCTGCGAGTTTTCGAGCTGAATCATTTAGGGGCATTGCAGGAACCGGGTAATCTCCGTTTTGACGTGTTACAGGACAGCAGTGTACCCACGCGCTTCTTTATTTATGAAGCTTACGCCGATGAAGCCGCAGTGTTGGCACACAAAAAAACGCCGCACTACCTGGCTTGCGTCGAGGCACTAGAGGCGTTGATGAGCGAACCGAGAAAGAAAACCGCGTTTAAGGGGATTTTCCCACAAGCTTAG
- the ubiG gene encoding bifunctional 2-polyprenyl-6-hydroxyphenol methylase/3-demethylubiquinol 3-O-methyltransferase UbiG, with amino-acid sequence MSEQPQESRQNVDHAEIAKFEAVASRWWDLEGEFKPLHRINPLRLGWIAQHSNGLFGKKVLDVGCGGGILAESMAREGANVTGLDMGAEPLEVARLHALESGVSVNYVQQTVEDHAASHAGQYDVVTCMEMLEHVPDPRSVVLACAQLVKPGGEVFFSTINRNPKAWLLAVFGAEYVMRMVPRGTHDVKKFIRPAELLNWVDETPLREMGMIGLHYNPLTNQFRLGRGVDVNYMVHTHRQD; translated from the coding sequence ATGAGTGAACAACCGCAGGAAAGCCGCCAGAACGTCGACCACGCTGAGATCGCTAAGTTTGAAGCGGTGGCATCACGCTGGTGGGATTTAGAGGGTGAATTTAAGCCGTTACACCGTATCAATCCCCTGCGTCTTGGCTGGATTGCTCAGCACAGCAATGGCTTGTTTGGTAAGAAGGTGTTGGATGTGGGTTGCGGCGGCGGCATCCTGGCTGAAAGTATGGCGCGTGAAGGTGCCAATGTGACTGGACTGGATATGGGTGCAGAGCCGTTGGAAGTGGCGCGTTTACATGCGCTGGAGAGCGGCGTCAGCGTCAATTATGTGCAGCAAACCGTGGAGGACCACGCCGCCAGCCATGCCGGGCAGTATGACGTGGTGACCTGCATGGAGATGCTGGAGCACGTGCCCGATCCGCGTTCGGTGGTGCTGGCTTGCGCGCAGTTAGTGAAACCCGGCGGCGAAGTGTTTTTCTCGACGATTAACCGCAATCCAAAGGCCTGGCTGCTGGCGGTGTTCGGAGCCGAATACGTGATGCGTATGGTGCCGCGTGGGACGCATGATGTTAAGAAGTTCATCCGTCCGGCTGAACTGCTGAACTGGGTCGATGAAACGCCATTGCGTGAGATGGGTATGATTGGCCTGCACTACAATCCGCTGACCAATCAGTTCCGTCTGGGGCGTGGCGTGGATGTGAATTATATGGTGCATACGCATCGCCAGGATTGA
- the gyrA gene encoding DNA topoisomerase (ATP-hydrolyzing) subunit A, with protein sequence MSDLAREITPVNIEEELKNSYLDYAMSVIVGRALPDVRDGLKPVHRRVLFAMSELGNDWNKPYKKSARVVGDVIGKYHPHGDSAVYESIVRMAQPFSLRYMLVDGQGNFGSVDGDSAAAMRYTEVRMAKISSELLADLEKETVDFVPNYDGTEQIPEVLPTKIPNLLVNGSSGIAVGMATNIPPHNLTEVINGCLAFIEDEEITVEGLMEHITGPDFPTAAFINGRRGIEEAYRTGRGKIYIRARGEIETDAKTGRETIIVNEIPYQVNKARLIEKIAELVKEKRVEGISGLRDESDKDGMRIVIEIKRDAVGEVVLNNLYSLTQLQVSFGINMVALHQGQPKIMTLKGIIEAFVRHRREVVTRRTIFELRKARDRAHILEGLAIALANIDPIIELIRRAPTPAEAKAGLLAQSWDLGNVAAMLERAGDDAARPEWLEAQFGIRDGQYYLTEQQAQAILDLRLQKLTGLEHEKLLDEYKELLDQIAELIHILQSAERLMEVIREELVAMRDQFGDARRTEITANSADINIEDLINQEDVVVTLSHQGYVKYQPLTDYEAQRRGGKGKSAARIKEEDFIDRLLVANTHDTILCFSSRGRLYWMKVYQLPEASRGARGRPIVNLLPLEANERITAILPVREYTEGFNIFMATADGTVKKTALQEFSRPRSAGIIAINLREDDELIGVALTNGSDEAMLFSAAGKVVRFAETAVRAMGRSASGVRGIKLAENDKVVSLIVPREEGAILTVTQNGYGKRTANSEYPTKSRATQGVISIKVTERNGPVIGAVQVVDGDQIMMITDAGTLVRTRVSEVSVVGRNTQGVILIRTAEDENVVGLQRVAEPVEEEELDAIDGSVAEGEDDIAPEVDSDDVPEADDEE encoded by the coding sequence ATGAGCGACCTTGCGAGAGAAATTACACCGGTCAATATCGAAGAAGAGTTAAAAAACTCTTACCTCGATTACGCCATGTCGGTCATCGTTGGCCGAGCCTTACCCGATGTGCGTGATGGCCTGAAGCCGGTGCACCGCCGTGTGCTGTTTGCCATGAGCGAACTCGGTAACGACTGGAACAAACCTTATAAGAAATCGGCCCGTGTGGTGGGTGACGTAATCGGTAAATATCACCCACATGGTGATTCCGCTGTTTACGAAAGTATCGTTCGTATGGCCCAGCCGTTCTCCCTGCGCTACATGCTGGTAGATGGTCAGGGTAACTTCGGTTCTGTCGACGGCGACTCCGCTGCAGCGATGCGTTATACCGAAGTGCGTATGGCGAAAATTTCCTCAGAGCTGCTGGCTGACCTGGAAAAAGAAACCGTCGATTTCGTCCCGAACTATGACGGCACTGAGCAGATCCCTGAAGTTCTGCCGACCAAAATTCCTAACCTGCTGGTAAACGGTTCGTCCGGTATCGCCGTAGGTATGGCGACCAATATTCCGCCGCACAACTTAACGGAAGTGATAAACGGCTGTCTGGCGTTCATCGAAGATGAAGAGATCACCGTTGAAGGTCTGATGGAACACATCACCGGCCCGGACTTCCCAACCGCAGCGTTCATCAATGGTCGTCGTGGTATCGAGGAAGCTTATCGCACGGGTCGCGGCAAGATTTACATCCGCGCGCGCGGCGAGATCGAGACCGACGCCAAGACCGGCCGCGAAACCATCATCGTCAATGAAATTCCATATCAGGTGAACAAAGCGCGCCTGATCGAGAAAATTGCCGAGCTGGTAAAAGAAAAACGCGTTGAAGGCATCAGCGGTCTGCGTGATGAATCCGATAAAGACGGTATGCGTATCGTTATCGAGATCAAACGCGACGCGGTGGGCGAAGTGGTACTGAACAACCTCTACTCGCTGACGCAGTTGCAGGTCTCATTCGGCATCAACATGGTTGCTCTGCATCAGGGCCAGCCGAAGATCATGACGCTGAAAGGCATCATCGAAGCCTTCGTGCGCCATCGCCGTGAAGTGGTGACGCGCCGTACCATCTTCGAGCTGCGTAAAGCACGTGACCGTGCACACATCCTTGAAGGTCTGGCGATTGCGCTGGCTAACATCGACCCGATCATCGAACTGATTCGTCGTGCACCAACCCCAGCCGAAGCGAAAGCGGGCCTGTTGGCGCAGTCATGGGATCTCGGTAATGTTGCCGCCATGCTGGAACGTGCCGGTGATGATGCCGCCCGTCCTGAGTGGCTGGAAGCGCAGTTCGGTATTCGCGACGGTCAGTACTATCTGACTGAACAGCAAGCCCAGGCGATTCTGGATCTGCGTCTGCAGAAACTGACCGGCCTTGAGCATGAAAAACTGCTCGACGAATACAAAGAGTTGCTGGACCAGATCGCAGAATTGATCCACATTCTGCAAAGCGCTGAGCGTTTGATGGAAGTGATCCGCGAAGAGCTGGTGGCAATGCGCGATCAGTTTGGTGATGCACGCCGTACCGAAATCACCGCGAACAGCGCTGACATCAACATCGAAGACCTGATCAATCAGGAAGACGTTGTGGTCACCTTGTCGCATCAAGGGTATGTCAAATACCAACCGCTGACCGACTATGAAGCTCAGCGTCGTGGTGGCAAAGGCAAATCTGCTGCGCGTATTAAAGAAGAAGACTTTATTGATCGTCTGCTGGTGGCCAACACCCATGACACCATTCTGTGCTTCTCTAGCCGTGGCCGTCTGTACTGGATGAAAGTCTATCAGCTGCCAGAAGCGAGCCGTGGAGCGCGTGGTCGTCCAATCGTCAACCTGCTGCCGCTGGAAGCCAACGAACGTATCACCGCCATTCTACCTGTGCGTGAATACACTGAAGGCTTCAACATCTTTATGGCAACCGCTGATGGTACCGTGAAGAAAACGGCCCTGCAGGAGTTCAGCCGTCCACGTAGCGCCGGTATCATCGCTATCAATCTGCGTGAAGATGATGAGCTGATCGGCGTTGCGCTGACCAACGGTAGCGACGAAGCGATGCTGTTCTCTGCCGCGGGTAAAGTGGTGCGCTTTGCTGAGACTGCTGTTCGCGCCATGGGACGTTCCGCATCCGGTGTGCGTGGTATTAAGCTGGCTGAGAATGACAAAGTGGTGTCGTTGATTGTGCCGCGTGAAGAGGGCGCTATCCTCACCGTGACGCAAAACGGTTACGGTAAGCGTACCGCTAACAGCGAGTACCCAACCAAATCACGTGCCACTCAGGGTGTGATCTCAATTAAAGTCACCGAACGTAACGGGCCAGTGATTGGTGCGGTACAGGTGGTGGATGGCGATCAGATCATGATGATCACCGATGCGGGCACACTGGTGCGTACACGCGTGTCAGAAGTCAGCGTGGTGGGTCGTAACACGCAAGGCGTGATCCTGATCCGCACCGCAGAAGACGAAAATGTTGTTGGTCTGCAGCGTGTCGCTGAGCCGGTGGAAGAGGAAGAACTCGACGCCATCGACGGTAGCGTAGCGGAAGGTGAAGATGACATCGCACCAGAAGTGGACAGCGATGACGTGCCGGAAGCGGACGACGAAGAGTAA
- the rcsC gene encoding two-component system sensor histidine kinase RcsC, with the protein MKYLVSFRTTLRISRYLFRALALLLWALGALLTTFFIINVLHEKENAVRQEFATNYGQAEWYVRHSADVMRELKYITENRLSNSANGLDVLNGLPTSKGTLPQFTPLFSDGDCTSMSNTWRNSLDSLSYFINYWKSNFASAYELNRVFFIGGENQCLADFTIGNNNSVDRERSLKALRERVLHYRSGNEEERRNPMYWITPSSQPGVGNFYMVMPVYVANKLQALLGVEQNIRLDEFIQPGGLPLVATITDENYRPLLSSRRGGPGYSLDDLPDDSTWFGYLDSYRQLVLKKPLPPSNLNVVWSLSTDVLMDQLKLMLINALLLNILSALVLFTLAWIFERRMFLPAEDNAHRLEEHEQFNRKIVASAPVGICILRTSDGTNILSNELAHNYLTLLTQEDRQRLNEIIGGQQVNFVDVLTGTNTNLQISFVHSRYRNENVAICVLVDVSARVRMEQSLQEMAHAAEQASQSKSMFLATVSHELRTPLYGIIGNLDLLQTKALPKGVDSLVTAMNNSSSLLLKIISDILDFSKIESEQLKIEPRPFSPREVINHIAGNYLSLVVRKRLTLYVFIENDVPLTLEGDPMRLQQVISNLLNNAIKFTHTGCIILHAYVREGYLAFRVRDTGVGIPAKEVTRLFDPFFQVGSGVQRNFQGTGLGLAICEKLINMMDGDIEVDSEPGMGSQFVVRIPIYAGQQPAPPLLDGLQEKAIWLDLRNDYLAKFLQRLLQQQGIQVADYQGQASSDDVIISDHDDLPAHPVGARIRICGAHIDMPLESAPGQWVHSTATLHDLPLLLGRIYRININSDTTSTPQLPLVQEAANYDDIMVLIVDDHPINRMLLSEQLGTLGYQTKTAQDGVDALNVLSRNHIDIVLSDVNMPNMDGYRLTQRLRQLGHAFPVIGVTANALAEEKQRCMDAGMDNCLSKPVTLDVLKTTLAIYAERVRKSREG; encoded by the coding sequence TTGAAATATCTCGTCTCCTTCCGTACCACGCTACGCATCTCGCGCTATCTTTTTCGCGCACTGGCGTTGCTGCTTTGGGCGCTGGGTGCCTTACTGACCACCTTTTTCATCATTAACGTGCTGCATGAGAAAGAGAACGCGGTTCGTCAGGAGTTTGCGACTAATTATGGTCAGGCCGAGTGGTATGTCCGTCATTCCGCGGATGTGATGCGCGAATTGAAGTACATCACGGAAAATCGCTTGAGTAACAGTGCTAATGGGCTGGATGTGCTGAACGGTTTACCCACCAGCAAAGGCACATTACCGCAGTTCACGCCGTTATTCTCAGACGGTGATTGCACCTCAATGAGCAACACCTGGCGCAACTCGCTCGATTCGCTCAGCTACTTCATTAATTACTGGAAAAGCAACTTCGCCTCCGCCTATGAGTTGAACCGGGTGTTCTTTATTGGTGGCGAGAATCAGTGCCTGGCGGACTTCACCATTGGCAACAACAACTCCGTTGACCGCGAACGCAGCCTGAAGGCGCTGCGCGAACGCGTGCTGCACTATCGCAGTGGTAATGAAGAAGAGCGGCGTAACCCCATGTATTGGATCACCCCCAGCAGCCAGCCTGGCGTGGGCAATTTCTATATGGTGATGCCGGTTTACGTGGCTAATAAATTGCAGGCGCTGTTAGGCGTTGAACAAAATATTCGTCTGGACGAGTTCATTCAGCCCGGTGGATTGCCGCTGGTGGCGACCATCACGGATGAAAACTATCGACCACTACTCAGTTCGCGCCGCGGTGGTCCTGGCTATTCACTCGACGATTTGCCGGATGACAGCACCTGGTTTGGTTATCTGGATAGTTACCGTCAACTGGTGTTGAAAAAACCGTTGCCGCCATCCAACCTCAACGTGGTGTGGTCACTCTCGACCGATGTGTTGATGGATCAGCTTAAGCTCATGCTGATTAACGCACTGCTGCTGAATATTCTCAGCGCGCTGGTGCTGTTCACCCTGGCGTGGATTTTCGAGCGCCGCATGTTCCTGCCCGCCGAAGACAATGCGCATCGGCTGGAAGAGCATGAGCAGTTCAACCGTAAAATTGTCGCTTCGGCACCGGTGGGCATCTGTATTCTGCGCACCAGTGATGGCACCAATATTCTCAGTAATGAACTGGCGCATAACTATCTGACACTGCTGACGCAGGAAGATCGCCAGCGCCTGAACGAGATCATCGGCGGCCAGCAGGTCAACTTCGTCGACGTACTGACGGGCACCAACACTAACCTGCAAATCAGCTTTGTCCATTCGCGCTATCGCAACGAAAACGTGGCGATTTGCGTGCTGGTTGATGTTTCCGCTCGTGTTCGAATGGAGCAGTCGCTGCAGGAAATGGCACATGCGGCGGAACAGGCGAGCCAGTCTAAATCCATGTTCCTTGCCACCGTCAGCCACGAGTTACGCACACCGCTGTACGGTATTATTGGTAACCTCGATTTATTGCAAACCAAGGCATTGCCGAAAGGTGTCGATTCACTGGTGACGGCGATGAATAACTCGTCGAGCCTGTTGTTGAAGATCATCAGCGATATTCTCGACTTCTCGAAAATTGAATCTGAGCAGTTGAAGATCGAGCCGCGTCCCTTCTCTCCGCGTGAAGTCATCAATCACATTGCCGGTAACTATCTCTCGCTGGTGGTGCGTAAGCGCCTGACGCTGTATGTGTTTATTGAGAATGACGTGCCGCTGACGCTGGAAGGCGATCCGATGCGTCTGCAACAGGTGATTTCTAACCTGCTGAATAATGCCATCAAATTCACCCATACCGGCTGCATTATTCTGCATGCCTATGTGAGGGAGGGATATCTTGCGTTCCGTGTGCGTGATACGGGTGTGGGTATTCCCGCCAAAGAGGTTACGCGCCTGTTTGACCCGTTCTTCCAGGTTGGATCCGGCGTACAGCGCAACTTCCAGGGAACCGGGCTGGGGCTGGCTATCTGCGAAAAGCTGATCAACATGATGGATGGTGATATTGAGGTCGACTCCGAGCCAGGCATGGGCAGCCAGTTTGTGGTGCGTATTCCGATTTACGCGGGCCAGCAGCCGGCACCTCCGTTGTTGGATGGATTGCAGGAAAAAGCCATCTGGCTTGACCTGCGCAATGATTATCTCGCCAAGTTCCTGCAACGTTTACTGCAACAGCAGGGCATCCAGGTCGCTGACTATCAGGGGCAGGCGTCAAGTGATGATGTCATTATCAGCGATCATGATGACTTGCCTGCGCATCCCGTGGGCGCCCGCATTCGTATTTGCGGTGCGCATATCGATATGCCGCTGGAAAGCGCGCCAGGCCAATGGGTGCACAGTACCGCGACCTTACATGACCTGCCGCTGCTGTTAGGCCGTATCTATCGCATCAATATTAACAGTGATACCACCAGCACCCCGCAGCTGCCGCTGGTGCAGGAAGCCGCAAACTACGATGACATCATGGTGCTGATAGTCGATGACCACCCCATTAACCGCATGCTGTTGTCAGAGCAGTTGGGCACGTTGGGCTACCAAACCAAAACCGCGCAGGATGGTGTCGATGCCCTTAACGTGTTGAGTCGTAACCATATCGACATTGTGCTGAGCGACGTCAACATGCCGAATATGGATGGCTACCGACTGACTCAGCGCTTACGCCAGCTGGGACATGCATTCCCGGTGATTGGTGTTACAGCTAATGCTTTGGCAGAAGAGAAGCAGCGCTGTATGGATGCGGGTATGGATAACTGTCTGTCTAAACCGGTCACGCTGGATGTGTTGAAAACAACCTTAGCGATTTACGCTGAGCGGGTCAGGAAAAGCAGGGAAGGGTAA
- the rcsB gene encoding response regulator transcription factor RcsB: MNNLNVIIADDHPIVLFGIRKSLEQIEWVNVVGEFEDSTALINSLSKLDANVLITDLSMPGEKYGDGITLIKYIKRHYPDLSIIVLTMNNNPAILSAVLDLDIEGIVLKQGAPTDLPKALAALQKGKKYTPESVAKLLEKISAGGYGDKRLSPKESEVLRLFSEGFLVTEIAKKLNRSIKTISSQKKSAMMKLGVDNDIALLNYLSSVSATQIDKD; this comes from the coding sequence ATGAATAACTTGAACGTAATTATTGCCGATGACCATCCGATCGTTCTGTTCGGTATCCGTAAATCTCTGGAACAGATCGAATGGGTCAACGTTGTAGGTGAGTTCGAAGACTCAACAGCACTGATCAACAGCTTGTCCAAACTCGATGCGAACGTCTTAATCACCGATCTCTCCATGCCTGGCGAGAAGTACGGTGATGGCATCACCCTGATTAAATACATCAAACGTCACTATCCGGATCTCTCAATTATCGTTCTGACCATGAACAATAACCCAGCGATCCTGAGTGCCGTGTTGGATTTGGATATCGAAGGGATCGTGCTGAAACAAGGCGCGCCTACCGATCTGCCAAAAGCGTTGGCGGCCCTGCAGAAAGGCAAGAAATATACGCCGGAAAGCGTGGCAAAACTGCTGGAGAAGATCAGTGCCGGTGGTTACGGAGACAAACGCCTGTCACCGAAAGAGAGTGAAGTACTGCGTCTGTTCTCTGAAGGCTTCCTCGTGACTGAGATTGCCAAAAAGCTCAACCGCAGTATCAAAACCATCAGTAGCCAGAAGAAATCAGCGATGATGAAACTGGGCGTGGATAACGATATCGCGCTGCTGAACTACCTCTCATCTGTTAGCGCCACCCAGATCGACAAAGACTAA